GATCCCGTGGAACTCGGCATGCTCGGCAGGCGCTTTGAGCGCGGCACCTCGGACGGCGCCGCCATGCGTGTCGCGGCGGCCGGGTTGACCAGGCCCGGTGACCTCGAGCGCGCCGTGGAGAACGCCGTGGCGATGTGCCGCCCCTCGCACGGGACCCAGCACGCGTTCTCGGGTGCCTGCGCGATTGCCTGCGCCGTCGCGGAGGCGCTGCGCGAGGACTCCACGACGGTCTCCGTCATACAGGCGAGCGTCTATGGTGCGAGGCGCGGAGAGGAGGTCGGCCTTGCGACCGCGCGGCGTGCCGAGGGGCGGCGCGTGCTGCCCGTGCTGCGCACGGCACTGGCCGAGGCCCTGCTCGCCGAGAGCATGACCGACGCCGAGCGGCGCCTCGAGGACATGGTCGGGGCGGGCGGATCGATCCAGGAGGCCGTCTGCGTCGCTCTGGGCCTCTTCCTCGCCGCCGACGGCGACTTCGAAAAGACCGTGGTCAGTTGTGCCAACATCGGAGGGGACACTGACACGATCGCCTGCATCGCCGGCTCGGTCGCTGGGGCGTTCTGCGGCGCGTCGGCGATTCGGCGAGACTGGGTGGAGCGCTGGACCGCCGCCAACCCCATGCTCGACCTCGAGCCGGTTGCTCGCGAGCTCGCGGACATCTGCCTTGACGCATAGCGGCGCCGGACGCCGACGGACGAACGCGGCGGACAAGCGCTAAGCTCTTCTCGTCAATCTCGCGAAGGGAGCCCCCGTGAACGACTTCACGTTCTTCTCGCCCACCCGCTTCGTCTTTGGCCGCGGCGTCACGGACCGCATCGGCGCCGAGCTCGCCGCGTCCGGGCACACGCGCGCGCTCGTCGTCTACGGCCAGGGCTCCGCGCGGCGCACGGGCACGCTCGACCGCGTGCTCGCCTCCCTCGACGCGGCAGGCATCGCTCACGAGGAGTTTGGCGGCGCGCGCCCCAACCCGAGCGTCGCGCACGTCCGCGAGGGGATCGACGCCGCGCGTTCCGCGTGCTCCGACGTCATCCTCGCCGTGGGAGGCGGCTCCGCGATCGACACCGCCAAGGCAGTCTCGCTCGGAG
Above is a genomic segment from Olsenella timonensis containing:
- a CDS encoding ADP-ribosylglycohydrolase family protein, whose product is MSRNLHDRVLGSLLGAGIGDALGAPTEGMSAEEIADRFGSRVVDFEDGSDNYYALGNDVAEVTDDASQTYEMARAVAECKGRLTVDAAAQALVRWSESYPKYYPRNAGPTTSQVIEALRAGGDPVELGMLGRRFERGTSDGAAMRVAAAGLTRPGDLERAVENAVAMCRPSHGTQHAFSGACAIACAVAEALREDSTTVSVIQASVYGARRGEEVGLATARRAEGRRVLPVLRTALAEALLAESMTDAERRLEDMVGAGGSIQEAVCVALGLFLAADGDFEKTVVSCANIGGDTDTIACIAGSVAGAFCGASAIRRDWVERWTAANPMLDLEPVARELADICLDA